The following are from one region of the Bradyrhizobium septentrionale genome:
- a CDS encoding SDR family oxidoreductase, whose protein sequence is MNLSMKDRVAVVTGGSKGIGIAVARRFAESGARVAILARGAADLAAAREALAKDGLVVRDYVCDVAKAADITRAHDQIVGDLGKIDVLVNNAGTARTQAFESISDEAWQDDLDLKLFAAIRFSRLVWPGMKQRKWGRIINVLNTFAKAPAGNSAPTSVSRAAGMALTKVMANEGGEHNILVNALLVGLIMSDQWVKRHAAQAPDTDFGEFAKGLAKGTPLGRIGTAEEFANLACFLASEQGSYITGTAINVDGGRSPVV, encoded by the coding sequence ATGAACCTATCAATGAAAGACCGCGTCGCCGTGGTCACCGGCGGCAGCAAGGGCATCGGTATTGCAGTGGCGCGGCGGTTTGCGGAATCCGGCGCCAGGGTGGCGATCCTCGCCCGCGGCGCCGCCGACCTCGCCGCGGCGCGCGAGGCGCTTGCCAAGGATGGCCTCGTGGTACGCGATTACGTCTGCGACGTCGCGAAGGCCGCCGACATCACCAGGGCGCATGACCAGATCGTCGGTGATCTCGGCAAGATCGACGTGCTGGTCAACAACGCCGGCACGGCGCGCACGCAGGCCTTCGAGAGCATCAGCGACGAAGCCTGGCAGGACGACCTCGACCTGAAGCTGTTCGCCGCGATCCGCTTCAGCCGGCTGGTGTGGCCGGGCATGAAGCAGCGCAAATGGGGCCGCATCATCAACGTGCTCAACACCTTCGCCAAGGCGCCGGCCGGCAATTCCGCGCCGACCTCGGTGTCGCGCGCCGCCGGCATGGCGCTGACCAAGGTGATGGCCAACGAAGGCGGTGAGCACAACATCCTGGTCAATGCGCTGCTGGTCGGCCTGATCATGAGCGATCAATGGGTCAAGCGGCATGCTGCCCAGGCGCCGGACACGGATTTCGGGGAATTCGCCAAAGGCCTTGCCAAGGGCACGCCGCTCGGCCGCATCGGCACGGCGGAGGAGTTCGCCAACCTCGCCTGCTTCCTGGCCTCGGAGCAAGGCTCCTACATCACCGGTACCGCCATCAATGTCGATGGTGGCCGATCGCCGGTGGTCTAG
- a CDS encoding ABC transporter substrate-binding protein: protein MRKLTRSGPPSTFTRRAAAALITAAITLSTSAAAFATDAIVLRVGDQKGGNRSLLEISGLAKDLPYKIEWSEFPAAAPILEAINAGALDVGYTGDLSFLTVYASGAPIKAIGGTRSDARTQAILVRGDSPIKSAADLRGKRLAGTRGGWGQFLINATLEKAGSKIEDATFAPLGPVDAKIALLAGSIDAWAVWEPYISYATLKDNARVVADGEGLTPTITFIVASDTAIATKRAAVQDLVQRLNKARLWSLDHVAEYARSTAELTKLPEDVLLAAYTAQKTSPIAIDEAVVKEVQAASDRATRYGILGKTLDVSKAVDRSFTAGANSN, encoded by the coding sequence ATGCGCAAACTGACCCGCTCGGGCCCTCCTTCTACCTTCACCCGCCGCGCCGCGGCCGCGCTGATCACAGCAGCGATCACGCTGTCGACATCGGCAGCGGCGTTCGCGACCGACGCGATCGTGCTGCGGGTCGGCGACCAGAAGGGCGGCAACCGCTCGCTGCTCGAGATCTCCGGCCTCGCCAAGGATCTGCCCTACAAGATCGAGTGGTCGGAATTTCCGGCCGCAGCGCCGATCCTGGAGGCGATCAATGCCGGCGCGCTCGACGTCGGCTACACCGGCGACCTGTCCTTCCTCACGGTCTATGCCTCGGGCGCGCCGATCAAGGCGATCGGCGGCACGCGGTCCGATGCGCGGACGCAGGCCATCCTGGTGCGCGGGGATTCGCCGATCAAGTCGGCGGCCGATCTCAGGGGCAAGCGGCTCGCCGGCACGCGCGGCGGCTGGGGCCAGTTCCTGATCAATGCGACGCTGGAAAAGGCCGGCAGCAAGATCGAGGACGCGACCTTCGCGCCGCTCGGCCCGGTCGATGCCAAGATCGCGCTGCTCGCCGGCTCGATCGATGCATGGGCGGTGTGGGAGCCGTACATCTCCTACGCCACGCTGAAGGACAACGCGCGGGTCGTCGCCGACGGCGAGGGACTGACGCCGACCATCACCTTCATCGTCGCCTCCGACACCGCGATCGCGACCAAGCGCGCGGCGGTGCAGGATCTGGTGCAGCGGCTCAACAAGGCCCGGCTGTGGTCGCTCGACCATGTCGCCGAATACGCCAGGAGCACGGCCGAGCTGACCAAACTGCCGGAGGACGTGCTGCTCGCCGCCTACACCGCGCAGAAAACATCGCCGATTGCGATCGACGAGGCCGTGGTGAAGGAAGTGCAGGCGGCATCCGATCGCGCCACGCGCTACGGCATCCTCGGCAAGACGCTCGATGTCAGCAAGGCCGTCGACCGCAGCTTCACGGCGGGCGCCAATTCAAACTAG
- a CDS encoding ABC transporter ATP-binding protein yields MVVQSAAEAITYPAVGAELDIEGVSHAFDIDGAALPVLDNVNLSIAPGEFVALLGPSGCGKSTLLRLVAGLEKPRSGTLREDEARITGPHPSRVVVFQDPTLFPWRSVWDNVALGLEAQGILKAQRHRVDAVIELVGLSSFRNAYPHQLSGGMAQRVALARALVNDPKILVLDEPLGKLDSLTRIAMQSELVALWQRKGFTTLLVTHDVEEALVLANRVIVLSDRPARIKADIAVARPYPRHRGDPYLAELRKQILGLLGLEATW; encoded by the coding sequence ATGGTAGTGCAATCCGCCGCCGAGGCGATCACCTATCCCGCGGTCGGCGCCGAGCTCGACATCGAAGGCGTCAGCCATGCCTTCGACATCGACGGAGCTGCTCTGCCGGTGCTCGACAATGTCAATCTTTCGATCGCGCCGGGCGAGTTCGTCGCGCTGCTCGGCCCGTCGGGCTGCGGCAAGTCGACCTTGCTGCGGCTGGTGGCGGGGCTGGAGAAGCCGCGCAGCGGTACGTTGCGCGAGGATGAAGCTCGAATCACCGGCCCGCATCCGTCGCGCGTCGTCGTGTTCCAGGATCCGACGCTGTTTCCGTGGCGCTCGGTCTGGGACAACGTGGCGCTCGGACTGGAGGCGCAGGGCATCCTGAAGGCGCAGCGGCATCGGGTCGATGCCGTGATCGAGCTGGTCGGCCTGTCGTCGTTCCGCAATGCCTATCCGCACCAGCTTTCCGGCGGCATGGCGCAACGTGTGGCGCTGGCCCGCGCGCTGGTCAATGATCCGAAGATTCTGGTGCTCGACGAGCCGCTCGGCAAGCTCGACTCGCTGACCCGGATCGCGATGCAGTCCGAGCTTGTGGCGCTGTGGCAGCGCAAGGGCTTTACCACGCTGCTGGTCACCCATGATGTCGAGGAGGCGCTGGTGCTCGCCAACCGCGTCATCGTGCTGTCCGACCGGCCAGCGCGGATCAAGGCCGATATCGCTGTCGCCCGGCCGTACCCGCGGCATCGCGGCGATCCTTATCTGGCCGAGCTGCGCAAGCAGATCCTCGGCCTGCTCGGGCTGGAGGCGACATGGTGA
- a CDS encoding ABC transporter substrate-binding protein, with translation MSVDNKKTVMDRRTLLRAGAAAALAAPIGAYSAQAFAPRAITPAIDFSEFPICKTASDAPPLSGAPRKLKLSWNAGAVCLAPLPVAIDHGFFQKQNLDVELVNYSGSTDQLLEAIATGKSDAGLGMALRWLKPLEQGFDVKIAAGTHGGCMRVLTRTSSGVDKLADLKGKIVAVGDLAGPDKNFFSIQLSKLGIDPVKDVDWRAYPGNLLHVAVEKGEVQAFLSSDPLAYLWLKDAQYKEVASNLDGEYRDKSCCIVGLRGSLVREEPYVARAITQALLDAAMFTSQNPDKAAKSFQPYAPKAASLADLEAMARYHTHHHHPTGAVLKRELKGYADDLKSVQVFKQSTDTAKFAERIYVDVFSV, from the coding sequence ATGTCTGTCGACAACAAGAAGACGGTGATGGATCGCCGCACATTGCTGCGTGCAGGTGCTGCCGCGGCGCTAGCGGCGCCGATCGGGGCCTATAGCGCGCAGGCCTTTGCACCGCGGGCGATCACGCCGGCGATCGACTTCTCGGAATTCCCGATCTGCAAGACCGCATCCGATGCGCCGCCGCTATCAGGCGCGCCGCGCAAGCTAAAACTGTCCTGGAACGCCGGCGCGGTCTGCCTCGCGCCGCTACCGGTCGCGATCGACCACGGCTTCTTCCAGAAGCAGAACCTCGACGTCGAGCTCGTCAACTATTCCGGCTCGACCGACCAGCTGCTGGAGGCGATCGCCACCGGCAAGAGCGACGCCGGCCTCGGCATGGCGCTGCGCTGGCTGAAGCCGCTGGAGCAGGGCTTTGACGTCAAGATCGCCGCCGGCACCCATGGCGGCTGCATGCGCGTCCTGACCCGCACCAGCTCCGGCGTCGACAAGCTCGCCGATCTCAAGGGCAAGATCGTCGCGGTCGGCGATCTTGCCGGGCCCGACAAGAACTTCTTCTCGATCCAGCTTTCCAAGCTCGGCATCGACCCAGTGAAGGATGTCGACTGGCGCGCCTATCCCGGCAATTTGCTCCATGTCGCGGTCGAGAAGGGCGAGGTGCAGGCCTTCCTGTCGTCCGATCCGCTGGCCTATCTCTGGCTGAAGGACGCGCAATACAAGGAGGTCGCCTCCAATCTCGACGGCGAATACCGCGACAAGAGCTGCTGCATCGTCGGCCTGCGCGGCAGTTTGGTACGGGAAGAACCGTACGTCGCGCGCGCCATCACCCAGGCGCTGCTCGATGCCGCTATGTTCACCTCGCAGAACCCGGACAAGGCGGCAAAGTCGTTCCAGCCCTATGCGCCGAAGGCGGCGAGCCTCGCCGATCTCGAAGCGATGGCGCGCTACCACACCCATCACCATCATCCGACCGGCGCGGTGCTGAAGCGCGAGCTCAAGGGCTACGCCGATGATCTGAAGTCGGTGCAGGTGTTCAAGCAGAGCACCGACACGGCCAAATTCGCGGAGCGGATCTATGTTGACGTATTCAGTGTCTGA
- a CDS encoding ABC transporter permease has translation MLTYSVSDTTAAAAPRAAVTFSNLSGSYGVGLAASLVWLAFGLSCLYWPDVGDWSRTSSLGIGAIVIAAFILLGTFAADYLGGAGQALRKRAPWLVAFGAFVTLWEVATAKFAWLPLPFFPPPQSILEVYTDDLPKLLDSVFASIKLQLGGYIIGATVGFITGVSIGWSERIGYWVHPVLRFIGPLPATAWLPIAFFTFPSSWSASTFLIALATGFPVTVLTWSGVASVSSAYYDVARTLGAKPSFLVLKVAIPAALPHVFVGLFMGLGSSFAVLVVAEMIGVKAGLGWYLQWAQGWAAYANMYAALIVMSLLCSGAITLLFRTRDRLLVWQKGVVKW, from the coding sequence ATGTTGACGTATTCAGTGTCTGATACGACAGCCGCGGCCGCGCCGCGCGCCGCGGTCACCTTCTCGAACCTCTCCGGCAGCTATGGCGTCGGGCTCGCGGCGAGTCTCGTCTGGCTCGCCTTCGGCCTGTCGTGCCTGTATTGGCCTGATGTCGGCGACTGGTCGCGGACCTCGTCGCTCGGCATCGGCGCGATCGTGATCGCGGCCTTCATCCTGCTCGGTACATTCGCCGCGGATTATCTCGGCGGTGCCGGGCAGGCGCTGCGCAAGCGGGCGCCATGGCTGGTGGCCTTCGGTGCGTTCGTGACGCTGTGGGAAGTCGCCACCGCGAAATTCGCCTGGCTGCCGCTGCCGTTCTTCCCGCCGCCGCAGTCGATCCTGGAAGTCTATACCGACGATCTGCCGAAACTGCTCGACAGCGTGTTCGCCTCGATCAAACTGCAGCTCGGCGGCTACATCATCGGCGCGACCGTCGGCTTCATCACCGGCGTCTCGATCGGCTGGTCCGAGAGGATCGGCTACTGGGTGCACCCGGTGCTGCGCTTCATCGGTCCGCTGCCGGCGACCGCCTGGCTGCCAATCGCCTTCTTCACCTTCCCCTCGAGCTGGAGCGCCTCGACCTTCCTGATCGCGCTTGCCACCGGCTTCCCGGTGACGGTTTTGACCTGGTCGGGTGTCGCCAGCGTCAGCAGCGCGTACTACGACGTCGCGCGCACGCTCGGCGCCAAGCCGTCGTTCCTGGTGCTGAAGGTTGCGATCCCGGCCGCGTTGCCGCATGTGTTCGTCGGCCTGTTCATGGGGCTCGGCTCGTCGTTTGCCGTGCTCGTGGTCGCCGAGATGATCGGCGTCAAGGCCGGGCTCGGCTGGTACCTGCAATGGGCGCAAGGCTGGGCGGCCTATGCCAACATGTATGCGGCGCTGATCGTGATGTCGCTGCTCTGCTCCGGCGCGATCACGCTGCTGTTCCGCACCCGCGACCGCCTGCTGGTCTGGCAGAAGGGCGTCGTCAAATGGTAG
- a CDS encoding HU family DNA-binding protein has product MATQLSKSQVIEKIATTTELSKRDVKNVLDSLVDVGHKELKKAGVFLVPGFAKFVVVKKPATKARKGTNPFTGEEMMFKAKPARKIVRARPVKAAKDAV; this is encoded by the coding sequence ATGGCTACCCAATTGTCGAAGTCGCAAGTGATCGAGAAGATCGCGACCACCACCGAACTCTCCAAGCGCGACGTCAAGAACGTCTTGGACTCGCTTGTCGATGTCGGCCACAAGGAGCTGAAGAAGGCCGGGGTATTCCTCGTCCCCGGCTTCGCGAAGTTCGTTGTCGTCAAGAAGCCTGCGACCAAGGCGCGCAAGGGCACCAACCCCTTCACGGGCGAAGAGATGATGTTCAAGGCCAAGCCGGCCCGGAAGATCGTCCGCGCACGGCCGGTCAAGGCCGCCAAGGACGCGGTTTAA